Genomic window (Candidatus Melainabacteria bacterium):
TCCGGCTTCTGCCGCCGTTCCCATACCGACATAGCCAATCGCTGCTTTATTCTTCTCCACCGCCGCCAACAAATCACTGCCAGAAAGCACTGTTTGTGAGCCTTTAGCATAATCAATACTCTGCAAAAGATGACTTTTGACGAAATTGTATGTGCCTGATTTTTCTTCCCGTGTAAATACCTGAATAGGAATTTTTGCTCCGCCGACCGCGCTCCAATCTTTGATGGAACCGGCAAAAATCTCTTTCACTTGAGCTAGAGTGAGGGCCGAAACAGGATTAGCAGAGTTGACGACAATAGCGACAGAGTCTCTGGCAACTGTAACTTTCTTCAGTTTTACAGACTTTTTGTGCAGCTCAATCGACTCGGCCGAGTTTAGATCTCGCGAGGCAGCAGCCAGATCAGTGGTGCGGTTCAGAAGCGCTTCGATGCCTGAACCGGAATCGCCCGAGTTGACGGAGATAGGTACATTCGGCTCCTTCTGCATGAAGTTACTGGCCCAGGTACGGACCAGTGCAGTCATTGTGTCTGAGCCCTCGATTGAGACGAGTGCGGTCAGCTGCCGAGCATCTCGTTTCACTCTTCTGGTACAAGCGCACAGCGAAAAGCACAGTCCAACAATCAGTGAAACTATTATTAGATGGCGCACCGCTGTCTTGCCTCGAAAATAATTGCTGCCAGCTCGTGCCTATGATACCTCAGCATTTAAGTCCTGACTGTCATGGCTTCAGATAACGAAACATGACGGCACATTAGCTTCTCAACGAACAACTATGATCGATCAGTTCGACGAGAGAGACTGTTAATTAGACGCCACCATATTTAGTGCCGAAAAAGAAAAAGGCCTGCTCTCGCAGGCCTCCAAAAGACTTAGAGTCGAATCGATCTATTCTTCGAAATCTTCGTCCAAATCATCTTCTTCATCGCCGTCTTCTGCGATCATTTCGCAAGCAGCGAGAAAGAATTGGCTTGTGATTGTCGCTGCAGTGTCAGGTGAAACACCTACTGCGGTCAGACTTTTGATCCAGTGTACGACTTCGTCCAAAACTGAAGTGTCAACAATTGCTTGTGTTTGAGGCATATGTAATATCCTGAGCGGTAAGCTATCAGCCATGATCCTATCCCGCTTCTGGTGCCGGTTTCAAGTTATAAGATCGGTTCGTAAAAAATCCCAAACAAGCCTTAAACCTCAGCAAAAAGCCCAGATTGGCAGCTTTCAGAGTTGCCAATCGATTTGCAACCGCAGCAAAGACCCAGGCCGGCAGCAACATAAATTCTATTTACCGAGCCGATCTAAGGCTTCATCGATTCATAAGCTCTGAACATAGCCTGGGTGCCCTGACGAAATCCCTGCTCGCTATCCAGCCGACCGGCCTGTTCAAACAGGTTTCGAGCCAGCTCCACCCCTGGAAGATTGCAGTCCTCGACGTTTTCATCGATCAGACGCAGATCTTTGAGCATATGTTCGAGGGTGAAACCCGGCTTAAAATCGCCGTTCGTTATGCGCGCACCGAGATTCGTCAATGCCCATGATGCTCCAGCACCGTTACCAAGAGAATCCAGAAGCAACTTCTTATCGATATGCATCTGATCAGCTAGAGAAAATGTCTCACTGACAGCAATCATATTGATCGCACACAAAACCTGATTGCACAGCTTCATAGCCTGACCGCTGCCCGAAGCTCCGCAGTAGATGATGTTTTTACCGATAGCCTGGAAGAGCGGCA
Coding sequences:
- a CDS encoding phosphate ABC transporter substrate-binding protein: MTALVRTWASNFMQKEPNVPISVNSGDSGSGIEALLNRTTDLAAASRDLNSAESIELHKKSVKLKKVTVARDSVAIVVNSANPVSALTLAQVKEIFAGSIKDWSAVGGAKIPIQVFTREEKSGTYNFVKSHLLQSIDYAKGSQTVLSGSDLLAAVEKNKAAIGYVGMGTAAEAGDKVKILGLKLSADSAPVKPTELSTIDNYPLSRPLIFFMDEDPKPSVRKFVDYCLSSEAQKQVRAAGYAPVDRY